TGAAACGGATGCGGAACGACGGCCAGCCCGCCCTGGTCGTGGATCGCCTCGAGCGTCGATTCGAACGAGAGCCCCGGCGGGACGGCCTCCTCGAGCCCCAGGCCGAGCACGTGGCCCGCCTTGCTCGAGATCTCCATTCCGGGAATGCCGACCAGCCCGTAGTCGGGGGCGCGCTCGGCGGCCTCGAGACTCGCGTCGATCTCGTCGTGGTCCGTCACCGCGATCGCGTCGAGACCGACGGCCTCGGCCTGCTCGAGAATGAGCTCGACCGGGTCGCGGCCGTCGTAGGACAGCGACGAGTGCGTGTGGAGTTCGACCGACAGCACGAACGATCGTTTTGCGCGATTGATCAAAAGCGCCCCGATAAGCGGACGCCGAGCGAGTCGCCCGGTCGCTCCGCAGCGCCGATCTCGCCTGTCGACTCGGCCCGGGTCACGAACGCCGCCGACCCTCTCGGTTAATACACGAACGTGCATATGGAAACCCATTTACCGGCCGGCTTTCACCACCTAGGTGAATGAGTCTTGCCGATTCGGACCGCGAACTCGTCGTCGCCGAACTCGAGCGGGAGCCGACTCGAGCGGAGGCGGCGCTGTTCGAGAACCTCTGGAGCGAGCACTGCGCGTACCGCTCCTCGCGACCGCTGCTGTCGGCGTTCGACAGCGAGGGCGAGCAGGTCGTCGTCGGGCCGGGCGACGACGCGGCGGTCGTCGCACTGGACGAGGAGACCTACATCACGCTGGGGATCGAGAGCCACAACCACCCCTCCTACGTGGACCCGTTCGACGGCGCGGCGACCGGCGTCGGCGGCATCGTCCGGGACACGCTCTCGATGGGCGCCTACCCCATCGCGCTCGCGGACTCGCTGTACTTCGGCGAGTTCGACGACGACCACTCGAAGTACCTCTTCGAGGGCGTCGTCGAGGGCATCAGCCACTACGGCAACTGTATCGGCGTTCCGACGGTTGCGGGCAGCGTCGACTTCCACGCCGATTACGAGGGGAACCCGCTGGTCAACGTCGCCTGCGTCGGCCTGACGACCGAGGAGCGCCTCGTCACCGCCGAAGCACAAGAGCCAGGGAACAAACTCGTCCTCGTCGGGAACGGGACCGGCCGGGACGGGCTCGGCGGCGCGAGCTTCGCCAGCGAGGACCTCGCGGAGGACGCCGAGACCGAGGACCGACCCGCGGTCCAGGTCGGCGATCCGTACGCCGAAAAGCTGCTCGTCGAGGCCAACGAGGCCCTCGTCGACGAGGGCCTGGTCGAATCGGCACGAGACCTCGGCGCCGCCGGCCTCGGCGGGGCCTCGAGCGAGATGGTCGCCAAGGCCGACCTCGGCGCGCACATCGAACTCGAGCGAGTCCACCAGCGCGAGTCGAATATGAACGCCGTCGAGATCCTCCTCGCGGAATCCCAGGAGCGGATGTGTTACGAGGTCGAACCGGAGAACGTCGACCGCGTTCGCGAGATCGTCGAGCGGTTCGATCTGGGCTGTTCCGTTATCGGCGAGGTCACCGACGGCAACTACACCTGTACGTTCGAGGGCGAGACGGTCGTCGACGTCGACGCCTACTTCCTCGGCGAGGGCGCGCCGATGAACGACCTCGCGTCCGAACCGCCCGAGCAACCCGAGACGGACCGCCCCGACGTCGATCTCGAGGACGCGTTCGAAACCGTCGTCTCGAGTCCGAACACCGCCTCGAAGCGGTGGGTCTACCGGCAGTACGACCACGAGGTCGGCGTTCGCACGAGCGTCGGGCCGGGCGACGACGCGGCGATCATCGCGGTTCGCGAGGCCGAACAGGGTCTCGCGCTTTCCGCCGGTGCCGCGCCGAACTGGACCGCCGTCGCACCGTACGAGGGTGCTCGCGCGGTCGCCCTCGAGAACGCGACCAACATCGCGGCCAAGGGCGCGACTCCGCTCGCCGCGGTCGACTGTCTCAACGGCGGCAATCCGGAGAAACCGGACGTTTACGGCGGATTCGAGGGGACCGTCGACGGGCTCGCCGAGATGTGCGAAACCCTCTCTACGCCGGTCGTCGGTGGGAACGTCTCGCTGTACAACGACTCCGTCGCGGGACCGATCCCGCCGACGCCGACGCTGGCGATGGTCGGTTCGACGGACGGCTACGACGCGCCGCCGCTGTCGGTCGAGTCCCAGGGCGACCTGCTCCTCGTCGGCGATCTCGGACTCGTGACCGGCGAACCGCGCCTCGGCGGCTCCGAACTCCTCGCACAGTTCGGCGGCAGCGACGCCTTCCCCGAACTCCCGACGGATCCAGCGGCCGTCGTCGAGACCCTCGCTGCGGTCGCGAACGACGACGCGACGCTCGCGGTTCACGACGTCAGCCACGGCGGGCTCGCCGTCGCGCTCGCCGAGATGGTTACCGAGGACGCCGGTCTCGAGGTGTCGATTCCGAGCGACGATCCGGCGGGCGCGTTGTTCCACGAACAGCCGGGACGCGCGCTCGTCCAGACGGAGTCGCCCAAGGCGGTCCGCGAGGCGTTCGACGGCATCGCACCGGTCGTCGAACTCGGCTCGGCGACCGACGACGGTCGACTCACGATCGACGCCGGTCGGACGCTGACGGCCGACGCGGCCGAGATCCGCGACCGCCGAG
The Natrinema salaciae genome window above contains:
- the purL gene encoding phosphoribosylformylglycinamidine synthase subunit PurL — translated: MSLADSDRELVVAELEREPTRAEAALFENLWSEHCAYRSSRPLLSAFDSEGEQVVVGPGDDAAVVALDEETYITLGIESHNHPSYVDPFDGAATGVGGIVRDTLSMGAYPIALADSLYFGEFDDDHSKYLFEGVVEGISHYGNCIGVPTVAGSVDFHADYEGNPLVNVACVGLTTEERLVTAEAQEPGNKLVLVGNGTGRDGLGGASFASEDLAEDAETEDRPAVQVGDPYAEKLLVEANEALVDEGLVESARDLGAAGLGGASSEMVAKADLGAHIELERVHQRESNMNAVEILLAESQERMCYEVEPENVDRVREIVERFDLGCSVIGEVTDGNYTCTFEGETVVDVDAYFLGEGAPMNDLASEPPEQPETDRPDVDLEDAFETVVSSPNTASKRWVYRQYDHEVGVRTSVGPGDDAAIIAVREAEQGLALSAGAAPNWTAVAPYEGARAVALENATNIAAKGATPLAAVDCLNGGNPEKPDVYGGFEGTVDGLAEMCETLSTPVVGGNVSLYNDSVAGPIPPTPTLAMVGSTDGYDAPPLSVESQGDLLLVGDLGLVTGEPRLGGSELLAQFGGSDAFPELPTDPAAVVETLAAVANDDATLAVHDVSHGGLAVALAEMVTEDAGLEVSIPSDDPAGALFHEQPGRALVQTESPKAVREAFDGIAPVVELGSATDDGRLTIDAGRTLTADAAEIRDRRATIERELE